The Anaerolineales bacterium region TGCGTCCCGTGCCTGCGAGGACGAACGCCGCGGCGGTGGAAATGTTGAACGTGTGCGCGCCGTCGCCGCCTGTGCCGACGATGTCGTAGACGGATTCGTCCGTGTTGAGTTTGACCTTCACTGCGTTGGCGCGCATGGCGCGGACGGAACCCGTAATTTCGGGAATCGTCTCGCCTTTCATGCGGAGGGCGACGAGATACGCGCCGATCTGCGCGGGTGTGGCTTGTCCCGTCATGATGATGTTCATGGCTTGCTCGGCTTCGTCGGCGTTGAGGTCGGCGCGGACGATGGCTTTGGCGATAAAGGGTTTGAGCATAGAGAGTTCTCCTTTCGCGGCGGGAGCGGGGTTCAGGTCGAGAAAGTTTTTGAGGATCTGCTTGCCGTGTTCGGTGAGGATGGATTCGGGATGGAACTGCACGCCGTAGGTTTGGTGCTCTTTGTGTTTGAGTCCCATGATCTCTTCTTCGGGCGTGACGGCGGTCACTTCGAGTTCGTTGGGGATGGGATCGTGGACGATGAGCGAGTGATAACGCATCGCTTCGAACGGTGACGGGACGCCTTTGAAGATGCCTTCGCCGTTGTGAGTCACTTTGGAGGTCTTGCCGTGCATGAGACGTTGGGCACGGTCCACTTTGCCGCCGAAAACTGCGCCGAGGGCTTGATGCCCGAGACAGACTCCCAACACGGGGATTTTCCCGTCGAAGTATTTGATGGCGTCGGAGGAGATGCCGTCGTCTTTGATCGGTTCGCCTGGTCCTGGGGAGATGACGAGGTGACTCGGGTTGAGCGCGATGAGCTGGTTCATCGTCACCTGATCGTTGCGGAAGACTTTGATGTCCGCGCCGAGTTCGCCGAAGTATTGGACGAGGTTGTAGGTGAAGGAGTCGTAGTTGTCAATTAGGACTAGCATAGTCGTGAACCTTTCTTAGCCACAGAGACACGGAGAACACTGAGATTTTTTTAAACCGCTAAGCACGCGAAGGTCGCTAAGAAAACCTTTTTTAAATCTTTGCGTACTTTGCGCTCTTCGCGGTTAATTGCTCTGTGGTTGTTATCCTTCATTTCCAAAAATATCCACCTGATCCACGAACAGATCGAGCGAATAGGACAAGCCTGTCTTCTCGCGGACAAGTTCCATGGTCGCTTTGGCTTCGGTTTGCATACGGCGGATGCCGTTGGCGAGTACGTCGTTGGGAATCATCGGATGGGCAAGGAAGTAGGCGCGCTTCTCGCGGATCGGTTCGAGGAAGTTGTTGATGGCTGTCGCAAGTTTCTGTTTGACTTCCACGTCGCCGACTTTGCCCGCGCGGTATCGCTCTTTGAGGTCGTCCACTTCGGCTTTGGAGGGGTTGAACGCGTCGTGGTAGATGAACACGGGATTCCCTTCGACCGTCCCTGGGTCGGTGGCGCGGAGACGCTTCGGGTCGGTGTACATGTTCATCACTTTTTGCTTGACGGTCTCTTCATCATCCGAAAGGTAGATCGCATTCCCAAGCGACTTGCTCATCTTGCCCTGTCCGTCTGTGCCAACGAGGAGCGGAACATCGCCGATGATCGAATCAGGTTCGGGGAAGACTTCGCCGTAGAGGTTGTTGAAGCGACGCGCCATCTCACGGGCGAGTTCGACATGGGATTGATTGTCGCG contains the following coding sequences:
- the trpS gene encoding tryptophan--tRNA ligase, whose protein sequence is MTPKPRLLTGDRPTGRLHLGHYVGSLENRVRLQHQYESFFIIADLHTLTTKPEPQYIKEIPTYIKETVLDYLAVGIDPDVSTIFVQSAIPETYQLNLLFEMLVTVPRLERMPTLKDMARDANIDSMPFGLLGYPVLQAVDILLPRAQVVPVGRDNQSHVELAREMARRFNNLYGEVFPEPDSIIGDVPLLVGTDGQGKMSKSLGNAIYLSDDEETVKQKVMNMYTDPKRLRATDPGTVEGNPVFIYHDAFNPSKAEVDDLKERYRAGKVGDVEVKQKLATAINNFLEPIREKRAYFLAHPMIPNDVLANGIRRMQTEAKATMELVREKTGLSYSLDLFVDQVDIFGNEG
- the trpD gene encoding anthranilate phosphoribosyltransferase, encoding MLVLIDNYDSFTYNLVQYFGELGADIKVFRNDQVTMNQLIALNPSHLVISPGPGEPIKDDGISSDAIKYFDGKIPVLGVCLGHQALGAVFGGKVDRAQRLMHGKTSKVTHNGEGIFKGVPSPFEAMRYHSLIVHDPIPNELEVTAVTPEEEIMGLKHKEHQTYGVQFHPESILTEHGKQILKNFLDLNPAPAAKGELSMLKPFIAKAIVRADLNADEAEQAMNIIMTGQATPAQIGAYLVALRMKGETIPEITGSVRAMRANAVKVKLNTDESVYDIVGTGGDGAHTFNISTAAAFVLAGTGRKVAKHGNRAASSQCGSADVLSALGVNLDLTAEQVAQAIEQIGIGFMFAPKFHPAMKHAVGPRKEIGQRTIFNILGPLTNPAGAHIQLTGVFDPKLTEPLAHVLNELGSKAALVIHGANGLDELNTTGVNRVSHLKNNAVETYDLNPADLGLATSTVQDLRGGTPDESAQMMRDLLSNKLNGARRDAVLLNAAAALAAETGDFKSALAEAQASLDSGHALAKLDALIEFTHQFQTIQ